The region catgtttcaaaacaataatgcaaccttttttctatccccctcacacaatgaaaactacattccaacatgcgcccgtcttcaccggtactttctcgactagtctccaaaaatagacccagttatacatgtaggttcaaatgataaaaaatcgtaattttaaaaggtatttcaaattaaatattttgcaaaatatttttttgaaatacatgtgtagaatcgtgggcagtgccacaagtgggggtggggacatggtgtgggcaagggatgaaattgttcaagaaatgctccacctggggtcagtctcaaagaatagttcatgaatgagttgtttacatctttgggCTTTGGACTTTGGACTCGgctgatctgggctgattcattcatatgcaggggtgtggcacttggagggatgcatgcataataccagagtaccagcatggatttaggaaggattttcattggaacaataaactgaaagttttaatctcatttcatgtagtttcttttgatataaatatcatggagaaggggaaaaaggtcctactttcatttattctaaactttgactttgatggagatttcaccATAAAGCAGGTCAATTatttgtgacttaaaagacctgattcccgacaaacaatcgaatcattcgattatttttcaggaaataattgaatggtaaaaatgacaatcgtcccaggcctaacatccatgcaccatagcggtcacgcacagttctcaaactcctttgctattcgttcattgtgtgcagagagggcgggataaaatgacaaacacagtacaactcctttgctattcgttcattgtgtgtatagagggcgggataaatgacaaacacagtacaagtacatgttccttgtatatacaatgcatttattccaagttCCACTCCCATCATATCAGTAAGCGCAGCTACCGGTAGGTCATGGAGCATAGCAGGTGTGATGTGCGGGGCAGATGGGGAatagcagccgcgagctagctgggcgccttgccactttcctagccgtagtaggcctgtaagtggtcttaagttggtgggacttcggcgcaacccgataaatgaagttgatatcactaagatgagttcatggagtgtattatttttttctgaatatttccatttaatttttccacgcatgtcgctgaaattttacgcatggttccacttggtctccatttccgcacgcatggtgtttgaaccatgcgtattatacactggcgagaacgctgcgGATGTACATAGCTTCAATAagcgatgttacaaaatgccattttgaagaaagatttacagataaaaattattatttaacaaataataaaatttaacaCTTGGTTGTAAATAATCtttattgtaataatgattatttataatatttataatcaggttataaattttattatttgtgaatacaaaaattattcccaagttactaatgaaaaatagattgcaactgtatggaaattagtatttttggtcacaaaggtgttatttaataattttttatagTGTGTGTTGTGTActgcattggcataccatattcctacctgtacatgtagatttcccacctaggcaggatggttgcagtgagcaAGTTGGCCATAGCACAGTTAGaaagatattcatttaaaaaatatgactcaagtggaaaaataatgaatttgagGCATTAAGACTTCCCTATGCCCCCTCCAGGAACAAGCATCCACTAATTATGAAAAAATCTATGACGAATTCCCTACGTTTGTTATTTATAATCGTGTGAAATTGATGTAAGTGGTAAAGTcgttgtagcttgtccagtactgtgtgcgcctcatcGGAGTGGAGGATGGGCACACATtatgtgcgggaatgactgatttaATCCAATGACCGCGGTAATactatatctgtaaagcgcttagacacgtcgtttcgatgtattaagcgctgtaaaaagcggattattattattggataGTCTGGCTACCTGTAGGCTGTAACTTGGGTATCTGAAACTTCTTTGTTACTTAAACTTTtctcatcataattatcaatattattattattactcacattttgtgataatttttttgtcaggTTCCAGTAGCATGTAAAGAATGTAGATGTGGCCATTCATTCTTCACTAAGAAGCTTCTACAATCACACCCTGGAGGTGGTGATGTAGCATCAGTAGCAGGGGAAACGGGAGGTAAGACATGTCATATTCATCATCCTGACATCACACAAGTGCACACTGAACTGATCAGTTAGTTTAAAGAATTGACTTGAAGTCAGGGTCCACTTCCCCTTTGAAGACTAATTTCATGGCCCCCTAACATGGCAAATCCAAAATAATTGAGGGGtgcatattttgtttcaaaGACTATCTGGCatggtgctacataactttttagattCACTTGCCCTGTCGgccaagtaaatttttaaataggttgaatatacttgcccgaaaaaaatccttgaaaaaaagttttacctcttcaaaaaaatatattacggTTTAAGAAACAATTGAcctgtttttctctcttttgacatgaactgatgaaCCTtgttcttgctttctttttacAAAGTAATTTTATCTTGCCCGCCATGACCAAATTTAGGGTTGgtatatcatatcgaccctaattttggtgaTTCTACTTTGAGaatttgcttgcccaatttgggcaagtagttttggtctgcACTTGCCCGActttaacttttacttgccccgggcaatcgggcaagtgcttatgtagcaccctgctatCCGGTAACCTATCAGAATTATTGTATTaagtttgcaattgattgcacaCTTTTGTGCTACGAGCCCAGAGAGCTCCAATGTGAAGTAGCAGAGTTTCATGCCTTCTGGGCAGGCCACAATACAAAACAACACCACTGAGATATTATAAGAAAACATGTAACCTACCATGgcattatttttattgcttCATTTGGCCATCATTTTGCTGGAAAATGTATTTTCTATATTCAGTTCAGTGTTGGGATTTAGATGTGAATCGCGTGTCCTTtccacaatattttttctgtactGCTAACAGTCAGATTGCCCATTTTGAAGACTTTGAAATCAGGATACAACTAATGGACTTCTGTTATTTTTGTCCTCACCTCAATTATGAACTAACAAAACAGAAACCTGTAAAGTAAGTCCATGCTTATACTCGGATTGAACCCACCAAATTTGCCTGCCGGATGTTGTGTCCTTTTCCAAGAAATGATGATACACTTTCCTACCTGTGCTTATTTGTGTTGTCGATCTTCAGTGTGCTGGCTTTTCAATGtagatttcattatttcacaaagtCTATGTAAACGTACTTGCTTGAGGTCTACGATGATCTGGAAGAACTAACCTTGATTGCTAGACTCTCTCATTCAACCGCTCAGTTTGAATAGTAATTCTCATTACCGgtatctattttcatattttctttggCAGAAGAAGATAGCAACGGAGTGAAAAGAAGGCGTACAGAGAGAGTAAGAAGAGAGAGACCAGACTATTATAGTGCCAGTGAATTTGAAAATCATCTCAGAAGGGTAAGTGATGTCATTCTAATTTAAACCTATTCTACAAATTTAAGtgataataattttcagaaCATTCCATGCTTCAGGAAGGGTTTCAAtcagaaataaaacaattcaggtattttttcttttgattgagTACCCGACCAAGCtgaattttcatgtaaaattataAAGTTTATCCGTAAATTCATAACCGTCTTAGGGCATGCACTTTTGTAGTCTAGTAATGTGTTGGAAATGTAATCTTCACTTTTAGGAGACTCACCAGAACTTGATATACGGTAAGATTTAGGAATCTTGCCAGCCAGTGCATGTATTCTTATGCATTCTTTCATGCATGTTGACATTTTCTTGTATTAAAATAGTGATTCTTTAATGTTTCTTTACCATATGCTCCCTTTATCACAGATATCAACttcaaaatcgggagaaaaggGGGACGACAAATcatcaaagaagaagaaacatagAAGAGGTCGACCGAAAGGATCACAAAATAAGTCGGTTGGTAAGTAGAGTGCAAGTTGCCTAATTAAGTGCCATGCATTTAAGTCAGATTAGCTGAAGGAGAGAGgtcctggggagtgtttcatcaacatttttgtccgacaagttgtcagatctgacatctttctctgactctgattggctgtgaggcactgttactatggtaactgtcggataaaatgggacttgtcggataaaacgtccgacaagtcctttcatgaaacgctcccccgatTTCCTCCCCATAGACTTGCATGTATTAGTTCTCAGAATAAGCCGACTTATATCAATACCTCCCAATCAGTACGATTTATCATATTAGCCATGAAGGGTAGGAACGTTAAGCAAGTcttttatgaatttaattttattgtcatttgggTAACGTGAATAGAGAATATATACCCtatcttctttcattttcatattcagatAATCAAATGTAGGAAGGAGAACACTACTCTATCCCTTTCCATCCCTTGCTATGATATCATTTTACACAGCACAGCATCCCCTCCTGCACAAGCTCATTCCCTCCAATTATCTGTTCCCTGACTCTCTGAAAAAATCTCACGTTTTCTCTCAAATGTCTCTTGAATTCCCAGGGCCCCGTgacttgtacatgtagcttagtGATAGATAGTGGAGCTGGTTTTTCTGATTGATCACACACAATAATCAGTTCAGTCAATCGTAGAATTCAGCCCCACAATCAATCAATAAGCTTTATGTTATTaggcccaggtgggtgtttcataaagctgttcgtaagttaagagcgactttaagaacgactggtgatgctttcttgtggtaaatgacatacaaccaaaatgttcattggcgatggtttacgcgtaagaaaggatcaccagtcgttcttaaagtcgctcttaacttaagaacagctttatgaaacacccaccaggtccccttcttacaaagagtcatAATTGATcatggccccgtcttacaaagagttgtgattgattcaatcaatcgcaactatggaaagccagcaaagtcaacatataaaatgcatgtttgttccaaaatttttttagatatgtatgtatatccataaatttattgatttttgacaatttggtgtgttttccATTGTGTTCAAaggatatttttcaaattttctgtaaaaaaaaattatgacactgatggatttctatagagttacgattgattggatcactcttaaatctttgtaagaaggggctccgatcaatctcatctatatggaaatccattattgtcataattttttcttcaggaaattttcacaatgtcctttgaaaacaaagagaagcattctgaattgtcaagaaaatagagaatgtatgaatatacattatatcttgcaagtatttgaataaacatgtattttagatgttgacgttgctggccttCCACAGTTGTGATCGATTGGATCAGTTGCAACTCtatgtaagacggggcccaggtcaGGCCTGGGACCTTGATATCAATCACCCGCACATACAAATCAGTCAGTAGTCACAAAGCTCTCAGCGCACTCTTTTTGTGGTGTATTAGCACTGTACTCTGCTTCAAACAAAAGCACTCCCCACATATTAAAGGATTATATACCCTGGAATTTTAATCAGCATCACATATATTCAAAATTAGGAGGACGATTGTGAGTATGATCATATTTTTATGCTGAAAACCATTTTCACACCATTCTAAATTTCTATCTTTGTTTTGCTGCTGATTCTTTGCGATTCAACTGTCTAACTTGATACACAAGCAACTTCAAACCAGACATCATTacatatattcatataaatcacatttttcttTAACTTATCAGTATTCATAGTTTTCCAAAGTAAAAAGTTGCCTAAGACTAACTTGGGTGTgaatttatgacattattttattatctttatGTTCTCTTTTGGTTATCGTTGGATATGGTTGGAAGTGATTAGTTTTTAAAGTACTTCTTTGAATGCATCAGCTAATGGGAAATCCATCAGCCCATTTCATTGAAATGGGGAACATATGGGTAGATCTCATTTAAAAATCTTGATCTTTGCTGCAGAAAGGTATATTTTTCCACCTAAAAATAAAAGCTTCCCTTTTATTCTCAATTGATTACTTGTATGTATACTtgtaaaaatcataaatatggTTAAGAATGTTAAAAATGATGAGGGGAGTGGTGTTATAATTGGAAAGGTGAAATGAAAATACTAGATATTTGGACTACACAAAGAAAACCATACTGTATCAAgcaatttgttaatattctttttcCAGTCATCtataaaattctggatccatcttaattttctatcattttgcatatttttttctttgtttcagaGGAGATTGAGGAAGAACGagagcgcgatttatattcCAACTTACCCACTGATAAGGCCTTTGTGTATGCTGTGGTGCTAGCtgaaatcaatgaaaagatACAGATGCAAAGCCAAGGGTGGAAACCCAAAACTGATCGACATCATaagaagaaatcaaagaaaccCTGATCCGAAGCATTGTGAGAACGCAACGGATGAAAAACGTTCCTATTAATGTGTGCCATTCAGAAGCAGGATAATTTGTATCATTGTAAGCTGGATGTGAAGACGTGCATTTCTTCCTCTGTGTAAAGGGGACTGCAGAGACGTTTGAGCCTGTACACCTTCAAGTGAACTCAACGCATTTGACTTAACTGGACAGATGATACACTCTATGTATGTGATGTTATCACTGCTCATGATGGATAGTGCTTTCAATCACCAATGGTGATTATTAACATGTCATGTGCGCATTATCACTACCTATGACATTCAACGCTCCTCATCAATAGAGTCCTGAGCCCAGATGCTCCTCAATGTATATTTTCCATGGTtttcacatatacatgtatgttatgtcACAATTCAAATAATAACTTGCTCTGCATTTTCAGGCATTACATGCATTTAAAGGGATAGCAcgggctgaaaatttttatatctaaataaatggagtaaaattcacagagcaaaatgctgaaaatttcatcaaaatcggataacaaataacaaagttattaaattttaaagtttatcaatattttgtgaaaatagccATATGCacatagtcatgaatattcattaggtgggctgatgatgtcacatccccactttcctttttcttatgttattacatgaaatcataaatgtttcattcatgtgtaaatgatgtgtctccattatgaagAAATAAGTTTCggcaatgaataaataatgcactTAACCAATTGTTAATCCATtcgttttagttcttggtagaacatttttgaataaactttatttcatataataaaatacaaaagaacaagtgggggtatgacatcatcagcccacctaatgaatataagacatgcctagaactgtttcaccggaataatgcaaatctttataactttgttatttgctatccgattttgatcaaattttcagcattttgctttgtgaattttactctatttattgagatataaatacctccagcctggaccatctcTTTAAAAGCTCTGCCCAGTTTAAGTGATCAGTAACACAATTCAGACGTTATTGCCACTTGTTATCCATAGCACAAACATGTTCATGTGTGATAGTTGATCACAAGTGCCAATCAATGACCAGTGTTGATAAAGTAGCATTTAGTCGTgaagggacagtgattttccgttttagTTCTTTGCACTTCTGTTAAAATTTGTTGCACCTttgcaaaatgaaatttatatttttgctgTGTTGCCTACATTTTCTGTGACAAAACAGAATTTCCATTCCAGATCAAGTTTGAAAGGGAAGTACAAGTTTTTATGAATGGAAAAAGCCATTTCTTTAAATGGAAAATCACTAGTTGTGCAGTCTATTACCATTGCTGGTTGATAGTACTATCCATTGCGAGTGGTGATAATGGCTGAAAGGGAGATTTTGTCATTATTCCTGTTGGATACAGGAGCCTAGCTATTCTTTTAAagggaaaccaaaacccaagaagagaagcaatcttattggaaagagtaaaatgagaggaacaatttaaataaagttccatcaaaatcggttatgaaataagcaagttatggacgattaaaacgtcttgttgtacttactatgtggatcctcaaattggcaaacgtgcttcaaa is a window of Lytechinus variegatus isolate NC3 chromosome 2, Lvar_3.0, whole genome shotgun sequence DNA encoding:
- the LOC121408342 gene encoding UPF0547 protein C16orf87 homolog isoform X1 translates to MGKVTKNKMVVKHCPDCEKPVPVACKECRCGHSFFTKKLLQSHPGGGDVASVAGETGAEEDSNGVKRRRTERVRRERPDYYSASEFENHLRRISTSKSGEKGDDKSSKKKKHRRGRPKGSQNKSVEEIEEERERDLYSNLPTDKAFVYAVVLAEINEKIQMQSQGWKPKTDRHHKKKSKKP
- the LOC121408342 gene encoding UPF0547 protein C16orf87 homolog isoform X2; its protein translation is MGKVTKNKMVVKHCPDCEKPVPVACKECRCGHSFFTKKLLQSHPGGGDVASVAGETGEEDSNGVKRRRTERVRRERPDYYSASEFENHLRRISTSKSGEKGDDKSSKKKKHRRGRPKGSQNKSVEEIEEERERDLYSNLPTDKAFVYAVVLAEINEKIQMQSQGWKPKTDRHHKKKSKKP